In Bartonella machadoae, a single genomic region encodes these proteins:
- a CDS encoding major capsid protein: MDMNFFKHDAFSSITMMKAIENYEFQPGLVSSLNLFEEVETSTTVVGIERRDNTFSLIQTSERGAPLAEGDRDSRNLRFFKTTRIAKSDTVKSEEIQNRREFGTEDQLETAMKYIARKQKKLISEIELTWENMQLGAVQGVVLDADGSVIVDWYKEWEITPPKPIDFKLENETTNVADNVDQVIMRMIEASKGAFSDRSRIIGLCGNEFFSKLKNHKTIRETYLNTALAQTLNSAGGVATPSALGSGSFGSFDFAGVTFINYRSIHNYNVSAKAGTKRAIGIKPDECQFFPVNAPGVFQKTFAPGESLDFANTVGKPLYTMLIVDHDRNAWVKPEVYSYPLYICTRPEMLFKAVIGGK, encoded by the coding sequence ATGGATATGAATTTTTTTAAACATGATGCTTTCTCAAGCATTACAATGATGAAAGCCATTGAAAACTATGAGTTTCAACCGGGTCTTGTAAGCTCTCTCAATCTTTTTGAAGAAGTTGAAACCAGCACCACAGTGGTTGGTATTGAACGGCGTGATAATACATTTTCGCTTATTCAAACCAGCGAACGCGGAGCCCCTTTAGCAGAAGGTGACAGAGACAGTCGTAATCTTCGGTTTTTCAAAACAACCCGTATTGCCAAAAGTGATACTGTGAAATCAGAAGAAATCCAAAACCGGCGTGAATTTGGCACAGAAGATCAGTTAGAGACGGCAATGAAATATATTGCCAGAAAACAAAAGAAACTGATTTCTGAAATCGAATTGACATGGGAAAACATGCAGCTTGGTGCTGTTCAAGGTGTTGTCCTTGATGCTGATGGTTCGGTGATTGTCGATTGGTATAAGGAATGGGAAATTACCCCACCAAAGCCAATTGACTTTAAACTGGAGAATGAAACAACCAATGTTGCTGATAATGTTGATCAGGTCATTATGCGAATGATTGAAGCTTCAAAAGGAGCATTCTCTGACCGTTCACGGATTATTGGACTTTGTGGGAATGAATTCTTTTCCAAACTAAAAAACCATAAAACCATTCGTGAAACCTATTTAAACACAGCCTTAGCTCAGACACTCAATAGCGCAGGAGGCGTTGCAACACCAAGTGCTCTTGGCTCAGGGAGCTTTGGTAGTTTTGACTTTGCGGGTGTGACCTTTATCAATTATCGCAGTATTCATAACTATAATGTGAGTGCAAAGGCTGGAACAAAGCGTGCGATAGGAATTAAGCCTGATGAATGTCAATTCTTTCCTGTTAATGCGCCTGGTGTATTCCAGAAAACCTTTGCACCTGGTGAAAGCTTAGATTTTGCCAACACGGTGGGAAAACCTCTCTACACGATGCTAATCGTCGATCATGACCGTAATGCATGGGTAAAGCCTGAAGTTTACAGCTATCCGCTTTACATTTGCACACGTCCTGAAATGCTGTTCAAAGCCGTCATTGGAGGGAAATAA
- a CDS encoding head decoration protein, producing the protein MSHIIYEDVRNGAYLGRYDPDMSNEQVVFASGAFIEAGTVMGKITKTGKYVPLNPAASDGSAVPAGISYATVDATGEEQRAVITARLSTVKASELIWPDAILEQEKMAAIQSLEDNNKILLR; encoded by the coding sequence ATGAGTCATATTATTTATGAAGATGTTCGCAATGGCGCTTATCTTGGGCGCTACGACCCTGACATGTCAAATGAACAAGTGGTGTTTGCATCAGGAGCCTTCATTGAGGCTGGGACTGTCATGGGAAAGATAACAAAAACGGGAAAATATGTCCCTCTTAATCCGGCAGCATCTGATGGCAGTGCGGTGCCCGCAGGGATTTCTTATGCCACTGTTGATGCAACAGGTGAAGAACAACGTGCCGTCATTACAGCGCGTTTGAGTACTGTAAAAGCTTCGGAACTGATATGGCCCGATGCAATACTGGAGCAAGAAAAAATGGCAGCTATCCAGTCTTTAGAAGACAACAATAAAATTCTGTTGCGATAG
- a CDS encoding S49 family peptidase: MTNNLDMPFLVSRLFGVPHMLASTKLDVILNALAPRLFAGEKFAPQAFLQGDSASFKPPESYMVRNNVAILPVHGTLVRRGAWLGALSGLTSYEGLSASFREAIKQPDVRAVLLDIDSGGGEAGGVFDLVEEFQALSKHHQKPIWAHANEFACSAAYAIACSASQIWVARTGVVGSIGVVCAHLDQSSADEKQGFKWTFVFEGDHKVHGNPHEPLADTALNKMQADCALLYEMFVDWVAQNRPLNTDAIRDTKAETFIGTQAITLGLADAQGTLAQALESLTDFISQTPTVTAKEGQNTWHAHNTAPNKKKMKRLSTSAMKKRMKMITTSIKTPKSLTTTKTKRRMKTMRTNAKT; this comes from the coding sequence ATGACTAATAATCTTGACATGCCGTTTTTAGTATCACGGCTTTTTGGTGTTCCACATATGCTTGCCTCGACAAAGCTTGATGTCATTCTTAATGCTCTTGCACCGCGTCTTTTTGCAGGAGAAAAGTTTGCCCCTCAGGCTTTCTTGCAAGGGGATAGCGCATCTTTCAAACCACCTGAGAGTTACATGGTGCGCAATAATGTTGCCATCCTACCGGTTCATGGCACACTGGTGCGCCGCGGTGCATGGCTTGGTGCGCTCTCAGGATTAACCTCTTATGAAGGCTTAAGCGCCTCTTTTCGTGAAGCCATTAAACAGCCTGATGTCCGAGCTGTTTTACTCGATATTGACAGTGGTGGTGGAGAAGCCGGTGGGGTGTTTGATTTGGTTGAAGAATTCCAAGCACTCTCAAAACACCATCAGAAACCAATTTGGGCGCATGCCAATGAATTTGCCTGCTCTGCTGCTTATGCCATTGCCTGTTCCGCTTCACAAATATGGGTAGCTCGCACAGGCGTTGTCGGTTCAATTGGGGTGGTTTGTGCGCATCTTGACCAATCAAGCGCGGATGAAAAACAGGGGTTTAAATGGACCTTTGTCTTTGAAGGTGACCACAAGGTTCATGGTAATCCTCACGAGCCATTGGCTGATACTGCGCTTAACAAAATGCAAGCAGATTGCGCCCTGCTCTACGAGATGTTTGTCGATTGGGTAGCACAAAACAGACCCCTGAATACTGATGCAATCCGTGACACAAAGGCAGAAACTTTTATAGGCACCCAAGCTATCACGCTTGGATTAGCAGATGCGCAAGGCACGCTTGCGCAAGCTTTGGAATCCTTAACGGATTTCATCTCACAAACCCCAACTGTAACAGCAAAAGAAGGACAAAACACATGGCACGCACACAATACCGCGCCCAACAAGAAGAAGATGAAGAGATTGTCGACATCCGCGATGAAGAAGAGGATGAAAATGATCACGACATCGATAAAAACGCCGAAATCTTTGACGACAACGAAGACGAAGAGGAGGATGAAGACAATGAGGACAAACGCGAAAACCTAA
- a CDS encoding phage portal protein, whose product MAGFINKVADFFKISRQHNPPFEAASKSRRMGGFDPAKKHINKAIEECGDTITARSRWLYDNESLYGSATEEWVSAAVSDGIKPYPRIEGFQEQKKKLLDLWWQWVDEADYDEDASFYGLQATIAREVFLTGECFVRLHYVDLYGRSGVPLQLQIYPTEMLDLTYNGPAEIEGNYIRMGIEFDASGKRVAYHFWQHHPYDNCPSNTVFESQERVRVPARMVLHIKERRIAGQLRGSPKITRCMTKIFQLESYDDAELDRKRTAALFAVFITGEKSHEAELEENREQTKPQKKIEEAPEEHEVHPGSVNIVDGDKQITFSNPVEVGGSYEAFQFRNIMRICSALNMPYAVVTGDVTRGNFSNVRTSIIQFRRHVKQWREHIIAFQFNRIVWERFVEMAVLAGCVELPGWEENPLPWLQCESFAPPLEMIDPNKDISAEKEEIRAGLKTRRMALAERGFDIDSIHAELEEEHTDARARGLSFDTDMAAPSGENQTTNFTDSDPSETYESNQGSEAHKND is encoded by the coding sequence ATGGCTGGCTTTATCAATAAAGTTGCGGACTTTTTTAAAATTTCTCGTCAACACAATCCGCCTTTTGAGGCTGCAAGCAAAAGCCGTCGCATGGGTGGATTTGACCCCGCAAAAAAACACATCAATAAAGCAATTGAAGAATGCGGTGATACCATTACTGCTCGTTCAAGATGGCTTTATGACAATGAATCTCTTTATGGCTCGGCAACAGAAGAATGGGTTTCCGCAGCTGTGAGTGATGGGATTAAACCCTATCCTCGTATTGAAGGCTTTCAAGAACAAAAGAAAAAGCTTTTAGACTTATGGTGGCAATGGGTTGATGAGGCAGATTATGATGAAGATGCGAGCTTTTATGGTCTGCAAGCAACAATTGCACGAGAAGTCTTTTTAACCGGTGAATGTTTTGTAAGACTGCATTATGTTGACCTTTATGGACGCTCTGGGGTGCCTCTTCAATTACAAATCTATCCAACCGAAATGCTGGACCTCACTTACAATGGACCTGCGGAAATTGAAGGCAATTACATTCGTATGGGTATTGAATTTGATGCCAGTGGCAAGCGTGTTGCTTACCATTTTTGGCAACACCATCCTTATGACAATTGCCCTTCAAATACAGTATTTGAGAGCCAAGAGCGCGTGCGTGTACCCGCAAGAATGGTTCTGCATATCAAAGAGCGCCGTATTGCCGGACAATTGCGCGGTTCTCCTAAAATAACACGCTGTATGACAAAGATCTTTCAATTGGAATCCTATGATGATGCGGAACTTGATCGAAAAAGAACAGCAGCTCTTTTTGCGGTGTTTATTACAGGCGAAAAATCTCATGAGGCGGAGTTAGAGGAAAATCGTGAACAAACGAAGCCGCAAAAGAAAATTGAAGAGGCACCAGAGGAGCATGAAGTTCACCCTGGCTCGGTTAACATAGTGGATGGCGACAAACAAATTACATTTTCAAATCCTGTTGAGGTTGGTGGTTCCTATGAAGCCTTTCAATTTCGCAATATTATGAGAATTTGCTCGGCTCTCAATATGCCTTATGCCGTTGTCACTGGAGACGTTACGCGGGGTAATTTTTCCAATGTGCGCACCTCCATTATTCAGTTTAGACGTCACGTCAAACAATGGCGCGAACATATCATTGCCTTTCAATTCAACCGCATTGTCTGGGAGCGCTTTGTGGAAATGGCTGTCCTTGCTGGATGCGTAGAATTACCAGGATGGGAAGAAAATCCCTTGCCATGGCTTCAATGTGAAAGCTTTGCACCCCCGCTTGAAATGATTGATCCAAACAAAGATATCTCGGCGGAAAAAGAAGAAATTCGCGCCGGTTTAAAAACACGAAGAATGGCACTTGCCGAACGGGGTTTTGATATCGACAGCATCCATGCCGAACTTGAGGAAGAACACACCGATGCTCGTGCACGGGGGTTATCTTTTGATACCGATATGGCGGCACCTTCTGGTGAAAACCAAACGACGAATTTCACAGATTCAGATCCGTCTGAGACTTATGAAAGCAACCAAGGCAGTGAGGCGCACAAAAATGACTAA
- a CDS encoding phage head-tail joining protein has protein sequence MDEELKQINSKTERLESLKRRREQIEEALYSGAQSVRHGDKQVSNRSVEELRRALEMLNTQIENLEGRKRSRVFYFNISRGY, from the coding sequence GTGGATGAAGAATTGAAGCAAATAAACAGCAAAACTGAGAGACTTGAAAGTTTAAAAAGGCGACGCGAACAAATTGAAGAGGCTCTTTATTCGGGAGCGCAATCCGTGCGCCATGGCGATAAGCAAGTAAGCAACCGTTCTGTTGAGGAACTTCGCAGAGCACTTGAGATGCTGAACACACAAATAGAAAACCTTGAAGGACGCAAGCGTTCACGTGTTTTCTATTTTAATATATCACGAGGCTATTAA
- a CDS encoding phage terminase large subunit family protein, with protein sequence MDENAIEEFFANANDARQPDPPYTVSQWADKNRYLSTVASAEPGLWRTKRTPYLREIMDNLSSYMPIETTIVMKGAQIGMSEAGLNFCGYAIHYSPGPALYVMPTVETAKKLSKTRLDPMIMASPVLSERIAPARARDSGNTMFSKEFDGGALMLTGANSAAGLRSMPIRYLILDEVDAYPLSVDNEGDPVMIAEKRTSTFVQRKIFKLSTPTHRDTSRIAKDFVLGDQRYYNVPCDKCGVLQPIVWSQIKWPKGAPEKAVFVCAHCGHEHAEHRKTDLMSEERGACWVPTSESTRPNLRSYHISALYSPWLTWGECAREFLEAKDDPALLQPFVNTVLGEPWEDRTGEVVDPDSLYAKREDYPIAPPQAVLLTAGIDVQNDRLELEVVGWGRGEESWHIDYHIIPGDPSSFEVWDQLDEYLARRWSHPGYKDGIRITAACIDTGGGHTQAVYNYVRPREGRRIWGIKGQAGWRAVWPRRPSRNNKGQINLYIVGVDAAKDIITARLKKSGPEASGAGATHFHKSLDREYFDQLTAERKVIKYFKGFKRIEWQKSEKARNEALDCRVYAYAALQGLISAGINLNLEVDILEERLEKLKVDASLEQPTSGISSSTSPKRTQTAQPQRKQFRTIINPYMRGDWR encoded by the coding sequence ATGGATGAAAATGCAATCGAAGAATTTTTCGCCAATGCCAATGACGCACGACAACCAGATCCACCATACACGGTTTCGCAATGGGCGGATAAGAATAGATACCTTAGCACCGTAGCAAGTGCAGAGCCTGGATTATGGAGGACAAAGCGTACCCCTTATTTGCGCGAAATCATGGATAACCTTTCCTCTTACATGCCAATTGAAACAACAATTGTCATGAAAGGAGCGCAAATTGGAATGTCTGAAGCAGGATTGAACTTCTGCGGTTATGCTATTCACTATAGTCCGGGACCCGCTCTTTATGTAATGCCTACTGTCGAGACCGCGAAGAAACTGTCAAAAACGCGTCTTGATCCAATGATTATGGCAAGCCCTGTTTTAAGTGAACGCATTGCCCCTGCCCGTGCACGTGACAGCGGAAATACAATGTTTTCGAAAGAATTTGATGGGGGAGCATTGATGCTTACAGGAGCAAACAGTGCTGCTGGTTTGCGTTCCATGCCTATTCGTTATCTGATTTTGGATGAAGTTGATGCCTATCCTCTCAGTGTGGATAACGAAGGTGATCCTGTGATGATTGCCGAAAAGCGTACCTCAACCTTTGTGCAGAGAAAGATTTTTAAATTGTCCACGCCAACACACCGTGACACAAGCCGTATTGCCAAAGATTTCGTGCTTGGTGATCAAAGATATTACAATGTCCCTTGTGATAAGTGTGGGGTTCTACAGCCCATTGTTTGGTCGCAAATCAAGTGGCCGAAAGGAGCCCCCGAAAAAGCTGTTTTTGTTTGTGCCCATTGTGGTCATGAACATGCCGAGCACAGAAAAACCGATCTTATGAGTGAGGAAAGAGGCGCGTGCTGGGTTCCTACGAGTGAATCAACGAGACCGAATTTACGCTCTTATCATATTTCGGCACTCTATTCACCTTGGCTAACGTGGGGAGAATGCGCAAGAGAGTTTTTAGAAGCGAAAGATGATCCAGCGCTTTTGCAACCTTTTGTTAATACAGTGCTTGGAGAGCCATGGGAGGACAGAACAGGTGAAGTTGTTGATCCTGATAGCCTCTATGCAAAACGCGAAGATTATCCCATTGCACCGCCGCAAGCCGTGTTATTGACCGCCGGCATCGATGTGCAAAACGACCGCTTAGAGCTTGAAGTGGTTGGATGGGGGCGTGGTGAAGAAAGCTGGCACATTGATTATCACATCATTCCTGGTGATCCGTCTTCTTTTGAAGTCTGGGACCAACTGGATGAATATCTGGCAAGACGTTGGTCACACCCTGGTTACAAAGATGGCATCAGAATAACAGCGGCTTGTATTGATACCGGTGGTGGACATACACAAGCCGTTTACAATTATGTACGCCCCCGTGAAGGACGACGCATCTGGGGGATTAAGGGACAGGCGGGATGGCGTGCGGTATGGCCACGCCGTCCAAGCAGAAACAATAAAGGACAGATTAATCTCTATATTGTTGGTGTTGATGCGGCAAAAGATATTATCACGGCACGATTAAAAAAATCCGGTCCTGAAGCATCGGGGGCTGGTGCAACACACTTTCATAAAAGCCTTGATCGAGAATATTTTGACCAGCTCACGGCTGAAAGAAAAGTCATCAAATATTTTAAAGGCTTCAAGCGCATTGAATGGCAAAAAAGTGAGAAAGCAAGAAACGAGGCTTTGGATTGTAGGGTTTATGCTTATGCCGCTTTACAGGGGCTAATTTCGGCAGGAATAAACCTTAACCTGGAAGTCGATATCTTAGAAGAGCGTTTGGAAAAACTTAAAGTTGACGCTTCTTTAGAGCAGCCAACATCAGGGATTTCTTCATCCACTTCTCCCAAAAGAACGCAGACAGCACAACCTCAAAGGAAGCAATTCAGAACGATAATAAATCCTTATATGCGAGGAGATTGGAGGTAA
- a CDS encoding Fic family protein gives MQTDTLQITQELLNLITEIDEFKGAWRALGTLAPERLNALRHIATVESIGSSTRIEGSKLTDREIEQLLVNLEIQHFKSRDEQEVIGYAKVMETIFQSWNDIPITENHIKQLHRDLLCHSDKDERHRGEYKVLRNDVAAFNSQGKMVGIVFETATPFDTPYRMQELIAWFNKTNELKNLHPLLTIGIFNVTFLAIHPFQDGNGRLSRILTTLLLLQKGYVYVPYSSLESIIENNKENYYLALNQTQKTIYTKTPNWQPWILFFLRALQQQKRQLAMKIESEKNALFSLSELALNILDYVRDHGRVTTRDMVREIGASPNTLKATFTSLVEKGLLIRHGGGRSTWYSLP, from the coding sequence ATGCAAACAGACACACTTCAAATTACACAAGAATTATTGAATCTCATTACTGAGATTGATGAATTTAAAGGTGCATGGCGCGCTCTTGGTACTCTTGCACCTGAGCGATTGAACGCTCTTCGTCATATTGCTACTGTTGAAAGTATTGGATCTTCTACGCGCATTGAAGGCAGCAAATTAACAGACCGTGAAATTGAACAGCTTTTGGTAAATTTAGAAATTCAACACTTTAAGAGTCGCGATGAACAAGAAGTTATAGGCTATGCCAAGGTTATGGAGACAATCTTCCAATCTTGGAATGATATTCCTATTACAGAAAATCATATAAAACAACTTCATCGTGATCTTTTATGCCATAGCGATAAAGATGAACGACATCGAGGTGAATATAAGGTTTTGCGCAATGATGTAGCAGCATTTAATTCTCAAGGAAAAATGGTTGGTATTGTTTTTGAAACAGCCACACCATTTGATACGCCATATCGAATGCAAGAGCTTATTGCTTGGTTTAATAAAACCAATGAATTGAAAAATCTTCACCCTTTACTTACGATTGGTATTTTTAATGTCACTTTTTTAGCTATCCATCCTTTTCAGGACGGAAACGGACGTTTAAGTCGTATCTTAACCACTCTACTTTTGTTACAAAAAGGTTATGTTTATGTACCATATTCGTCACTTGAAAGTATTATTGAGAATAATAAAGAAAATTATTACTTAGCTTTGAATCAAACTCAAAAAACAATTTATACTAAAACACCTAATTGGCAGCCTTGGATACTCTTTTTTTTACGTGCTTTACAACAACAAAAACGCCAATTAGCTATGAAAATAGAAAGTGAAAAAAATGCTCTTTTTTCCTTATCTGAATTGGCTCTTAATATTCTTGATTATGTCCGTGATCATGGACGCGTTACAACCCGTGATATGGTGCGTGAAATTGGTGCAAGCCCAAACACACTTAAAGCAACCTTTACATCACTAGTTGAAAAAGGTCTTTTGATACGTCATGGTGGTGGACGATCAACTTGGTATAGCTTACCTTAA
- a CDS encoding Rha family transcriptional regulator: MNTLIEIKESTVNSATTQTMSSHEIAELCGKKHKNVMRDIKQIFNELKFEPVDFIGTYVDAKGENRPCYHLPKRECLILVSGYSTALRAKIIDRWQALEAQAVSPKIDYSSPQVMLGVLTHLKNENERKDIIIAELKPKAKALDGLKRSDGLFGLIESAKMLEIRPKDLTDYLRKHDWVYRRAPGAPLLPYQDKIKKGLMDCPAITIQRPDGTEKVLPSTKITSRGLACLREQIHGGVQ; encoded by the coding sequence ATGAACACTCTTATAGAAATTAAAGAAAGCACTGTTAATAGTGCTACCACTCAGACTATGTCTAGTCATGAGATTGCTGAGTTATGTGGTAAAAAGCATAAGAATGTAATGAGGGATATTAAGCAAATATTTAACGAGCTCAAATTTGAGCCGGTTGATTTTATCGGTACTTACGTTGATGCAAAAGGTGAAAACCGTCCTTGTTACCACCTGCCCAAACGCGAATGTTTAATTCTCGTCTCAGGTTACAGCACAGCGTTACGAGCTAAAATCATAGATCGTTGGCAAGCATTGGAAGCACAGGCAGTCTCACCGAAGATTGATTATTCAAGTCCACAAGTGATGTTAGGTGTCTTAACACATCTAAAAAACGAAAATGAACGTAAAGACATCATAATCGCAGAGTTAAAACCCAAGGCAAAAGCACTTGATGGTTTAAAACGCTCTGATGGTCTGTTTGGTTTGATTGAATCTGCAAAGATGTTAGAAATACGACCAAAGGACTTAACTGATTACTTGCGTAAACATGATTGGGTCTATCGAAGGGCTCCAGGTGCTCCTTTGTTACCCTATCAGGATAAGATCAAGAAAGGTTTGATGGATTGCCCTGCTATCACTATTCAAAGACCGGATGGTACAGAAAAGGTGCTTCCTTCAACAAAAATCACATCTAGAGGATTGGCTTGCTTGAGAGAACAAATCCATGGAGGTGTGCAATGA
- a CDS encoding type II toxin-antitoxin system HicA family toxin — MNSQELKRYLTKHGCSFTAGKGGHLLVKRGSKKSVLPMHGTRKELGTGLVQKILKDLGLK, encoded by the coding sequence ATGAACAGTCAAGAATTGAAAAGATATCTTACAAAGCATGGTTGTAGTTTTACTGCAGGGAAGGGTGGACATTTGCTTGTAAAGCGCGGTTCTAAAAAGTCTGTTTTACCTATGCATGGTACACGTAAAGAATTAGGAACAGGATTAGTTCAGAAGATTCTTAAAGATCTTGGTCTAAAATAA
- a CDS encoding type II toxin-antitoxin system HicB family antitoxin, with translation MKYAIKFIKDDNDTLLVISKDFQEFITYGNDEKEALEQAKNALLTVIMGRFQDREVVPLGAYDAIYPFVEVSSLVTLKIAIHNAMIEKNLRKADLVRLLELHPIQIDRLLDLNHATKLDALESTLLTLGKEVTIHIQDAA, from the coding sequence ATGAAATATGCAATAAAATTTATCAAAGATGACAATGATACTCTTCTTGTCATCTCTAAAGATTTTCAGGAATTTATTACCTACGGTAACGACGAAAAAGAAGCTTTAGAACAGGCTAAAAATGCCCTTTTAACAGTTATTATGGGGCGTTTCCAAGATCGTGAAGTTGTTCCTTTGGGAGCGTATGATGCTATCTATCCTTTTGTTGAAGTCTCTTCATTAGTGACTTTAAAAATTGCAATACATAACGCTATGATTGAAAAAAACTTACGTAAAGCTGATCTTGTACGTCTTTTAGAACTTCACCCAATACAAATTGATCGATTGTTGGATTTAAATCACGCAACAAAGTTAGACGCTTTAGAATCCACTCTTCTTACTCTTGGAAAAGAAGTTACCATTCATATTCAAGATGCCGCTTGA
- the ssb gene encoding single-stranded DNA-binding protein: MLNKVILIGHLGADPESKTMNNGTEVVNFRMATSESYTDKATNKRVDKTEWHSVVVFNPHLAKIALQYLNKGSKVYVEGKLQTRKWKDRNGGEHLATEIVLPQFKGELYLLDAKKDQPASPTPLPVTAQSYAATSGAADYGKPVNDAIPF, from the coding sequence ATGCTGAATAAAGTGATCTTAATTGGGCATTTGGGGGCTGATCCCGAAAGCAAAACAATGAATAATGGTACTGAGGTGGTCAATTTTCGTATGGCTACTTCTGAGAGCTATACTGATAAGGCAACCAATAAAAGAGTCGACAAAACGGAATGGCATTCTGTTGTGGTTTTTAATCCACATCTGGCAAAAATTGCTCTTCAATATCTCAATAAAGGTTCAAAGGTCTATGTAGAAGGTAAATTACAAACCCGCAAATGGAAAGATAGAAATGGTGGTGAACATCTTGCAACAGAGATTGTCTTGCCACAATTCAAAGGTGAATTGTATTTACTTGATGCAAAGAAAGACCAACCTGCATCCCCTACCCCTTTACCGGTCACTGCTCAAAGTTATGCTGCTACTTCAGGAGCTGCTGATTATGGAAAACCTGTCAATGATGCTATTCCATTCTGA